In Methanocaldococcus lauensis, a single genomic region encodes these proteins:
- the tpiA gene encoding triose-phosphate isomerase: MLIIINYKTYKESIGSKGLEIAKAAEKVSEESGITIGVAPQFVDLRYIIENTSIPVYAQHIDNITPGSHTGHILPEAIKDCGCKGTLINHSEKRMLLADIEAIINRCKTLGLETVVCTNNINTSKAVATLNPDYIAVEPPELIGTGIPVSKANPEIVEGTVKAVKEINKDIKVLCGAGISKGEDVKAAIDLGAEGVLLASGVVKAKNVEEAIRELIKYI; this comes from the coding sequence ATGTTAATAATAATAAACTACAAAACATACAAGGAAAGTATTGGTAGTAAAGGTTTAGAAATAGCAAAGGCTGCTGAAAAAGTTAGTGAAGAGAGTGGAATCACAATAGGAGTAGCTCCTCAATTTGTAGATTTGAGATATATTATAGAGAATACATCAATTCCTGTTTATGCTCAACATATAGATAATATAACTCCAGGAAGTCATACTGGGCATATATTACCTGAGGCTATTAAAGATTGTGGATGTAAAGGAACTTTAATAAATCACTCAGAAAAGAGGATGTTATTGGCAGATATTGAGGCAATTATAAATAGATGTAAAACTCTCGGATTGGAAACAGTTGTTTGTACAAATAACATAAACACATCTAAGGCTGTTGCTACTTTAAATCCTGACTATATTGCTGTTGAGCCACCAGAACTTATAGGAACTGGAATTCCAGTTTCAAAGGCAAATCCAGAAATAGTTGAAGGAACTGTTAAGGCAGTTAAAGAAATAAACAAAGATATTAAAGTTTTATGTGGGGCGGGAATATCAAAAGGAGAGGATGTTAAAGCGGCAATTGATTTAGGGGCAGAGGGAGTTTTATTGGCATCTGGTGTTGTTAAGGCAAAAAATGTAGAAGAGGCAATAAGAGAGCTGATAAAGTATATTTAA
- the ahcY gene encoding adenosylhomocysteinase: MYEVRDINLWKDGEKKIQWAKRHMPVLGLIRERFKEEKPFEGITIGMALHLEAKTAVLAETLMEGGAEIAITGCNPLSTQDDVAAACAKKGMHVYAWRGETVEEYYRNLNKVLDHKPDIVIDDGCDLIFLLHTKRTELLDNIMGGCEETTTGIIRLKAMEKEGALKFPVMDVNDAYTKHLFDNRYGTGQSALDGILRATNLLISGKTVVVAGYGWCGRGVAMRAKGLGAEVVVTEVNPIRALEARMDGFRVMKMDDAAKIGDIFITTTGCKDVIRKEHILKMKDGAILANAGHFDNEINKQHLKELAKSIKEVRNCVTEYDLGDKKIYLLGEGRLVNLACADGHPCEVMDMSFANQALAAEYILKNHEKLEPKVYNIPYEQDLMIAKLKLKSMGIEIDELTEEQKRYLEDWREGT; the protein is encoded by the coding sequence ATGTATGAAGTTAGAGACATAAATCTTTGGAAAGATGGAGAGAAAAAAATTCAATGGGCTAAAAGGCATATGCCTGTTTTAGGTTTAATTAGAGAAAGATTTAAAGAAGAGAAGCCATTTGAAGGAATAACAATAGGTATGGCTTTGCATTTAGAGGCAAAAACTGCTGTTTTGGCAGAGACATTAATGGAGGGCGGGGCAGAAATTGCTATAACTGGATGTAATCCATTATCTACACAAGATGATGTAGCAGCAGCATGTGCTAAGAAAGGCATGCACGTGTATGCTTGGAGAGGAGAAACAGTTGAGGAATATTATAGAAATTTAAATAAAGTTTTAGACCATAAGCCTGACATTGTTATAGACGATGGTTGTGATTTAATATTTTTGTTGCATACAAAGAGAACTGAGCTCTTAGACAATATAATGGGAGGTTGTGAAGAAACAACTACTGGAATCATTAGATTGAAGGCAATGGAAAAAGAAGGGGCGTTAAAATTTCCAGTTATGGATGTAAATGATGCTTATACAAAACATCTATTTGACAATAGATACGGAACTGGGCAGAGTGCCTTAGATGGTATTTTAAGAGCTACAAATTTGTTAATATCTGGAAAAACTGTTGTTGTAGCTGGATATGGATGGTGTGGTAGAGGAGTAGCAATGAGAGCTAAAGGTTTGGGGGCAGAGGTTGTAGTTACTGAGGTAAATCCAATAAGAGCGTTAGAGGCGAGAATGGATGGATTTAGAGTTATGAAAATGGATGATGCAGCAAAAATAGGAGATATATTTATAACTACAACTGGATGTAAAGATGTTATCAGAAAGGAGCATATATTGAAAATGAAGGATGGGGCAATTTTGGCAAATGCTGGACACTTTGATAATGAAATTAACAAACAACACTTAAAAGAGTTGGCAAAGTCAATAAAAGAAGTAAGAAACTGCGTAACTGAGTATGATTTAGGAGATAAAAAAATATATCTCCTCGGAGAGGGTAGGTTAGTTAATTTAGCCTGTGCAGATGGACATCCCTGTGAAGTTATGGATATGAGTTTTGCAAATCAGGCTTTGGCGGCAGAGTATATTTTAAAAAATCATGAAAAATTAGAGCCAAAGGTTTATAACATTCCTTACGAGCAGGACTTAATGATAGCAAAATTAAAGTTAAAATCTATGGGAATAGAAATTGATGAACTAACTGAGGAGCAAAAAAGGTATTTAGAAGATTGGAGAGAAGGAACTTAA
- a CDS encoding UPF0280 family protein, producing the protein MWFKKRIIIKETNILLKVDDIKYFKIAEDIIMENRLELERYILKNNLFLTSYTPIYVEDDAPEIVKLMAMAGLIANVGPMASVAGAISEMVVKNINAKNIIAENGGDICLRSKKDIVVGLYAGNSKITGKVGFKLKKEKIKNIYGVCTSSATVGHSISFGEADAVTVFAKSSAIADAAATAICNASRGRNEEEMIFNALEKADEIDKIDGVFVVIKDKVGIKGKIPELVKTDKKVTLGELFDIY; encoded by the coding sequence ATGTGGTTCAAAAAAAGAATTATTATTAAAGAGACAAACATTCTTTTAAAGGTTGATGATATTAAATATTTCAAAATAGCTGAAGATATTATAATGGAAAATAGATTAGAATTAGAAAGATATATATTAAAAAATAATCTCTTTTTAACATCATACACTCCAATTTATGTGGAAGATGATGCTCCAGAAATTGTAAAGTTAATGGCTATGGCTGGATTAATAGCAAATGTTGGCCCAATGGCAAGCGTTGCTGGGGCAATATCTGAGATGGTTGTTAAAAATATAAATGCTAAAAATATTATCGCTGAAAATGGTGGAGATATTTGTTTAAGAAGTAAAAAAGATATTGTAGTTGGGTTATATGCTGGAAATTCTAAAATTACTGGAAAAGTTGGATTTAAATTAAAAAAAGAGAAAATTAAAAATATTTATGGTGTTTGTACTTCATCAGCAACCGTAGGGCATTCCATAAGTTTTGGTGAGGCTGATGCTGTAACTGTTTTTGCCAAAAGTTCTGCCATAGCGGATGCCGCGGCAACAGCAATATGTAACGCTTCAAGAGGTAGAAATGAGGAGGAAATGATATTTAACGCTTTAGAAAAGGCAGATGAAATTGACAAAATAGATGGTGTTTTTGTTGTTATTAAAGATAAAGTAGGGATTAAAGGAAAAATTCCAGAGTTGGTTAAGACAGATAAAAAAGTAACTTTGGGAGAGTTGTTTGATATCTATTAA
- the bioB gene encoding biotin synthase BioB codes for MEILDYLEKSLKNRISFEDALYLYNNFSVIELLYLSFKIKSKINNDIKLCSIMNAKSGKCSEDCIFCSQSIHNKCKIPIYPLKSKREILQCAKKIEIENNKIESKYRNKKLKIERFSIVVSGKKINDDEFTEIVESIELIKEETSLKVCCSLGLLDKEKLKELKKLDVRIHNNLETSKNYFKNICSTHSYEDKVKVIKEAKKIGLEVCSGGILGLGESLYDRISLAFELKELNVDSVPINILHPIEGTKVYEKIKSGVIKVISIPEILKSIAIFKIIMPYTEIRLAGGRIYNLKDYQSYALMALDGLMVGNYLTTKGRNLEDDLNMILNFYNLEE; via the coding sequence ATGGAAATCTTAGACTATTTAGAAAAATCATTAAAAAATAGAATAAGTTTTGAAGACGCTTTATACCTTTATAACAATTTTAGTGTAATTGAGTTATTATATTTATCTTTTAAAATAAAAAGTAAAATAAACAATGATATTAAACTTTGTTCAATAATGAATGCTAAAAGTGGAAAGTGCTCAGAAGATTGTATTTTTTGCTCACAATCAATTCACAATAAATGTAAAATTCCAATATATCCCTTAAAATCAAAAAGAGAAATCCTACAATGCGCTAAAAAAATTGAAATTGAGAATAACAAAATTGAAAGTAAATATAGAAATAAAAAGTTAAAAATTGAGAGATTCAGCATAGTTGTTAGTGGTAAAAAAATTAATGATGATGAATTTACAGAAATTGTTGAATCTATTGAACTAATAAAAGAAGAAACCAGCCTAAAAGTGTGTTGTTCCTTAGGATTGTTGGATAAAGAAAAATTAAAAGAATTAAAAAAGTTAGATGTTAGAATTCACAACAACTTAGAGACATCAAAAAATTACTTTAAAAATATATGTTCTACTCATTCTTATGAAGATAAGGTTAAAGTTATTAAAGAGGCGAAAAAAATAGGATTGGAAGTTTGCAGTGGCGGAATACTTGGATTAGGAGAGAGTTTATATGATAGAATAAGTTTAGCCTTTGAACTTAAAGAGTTAAATGTAGATAGTGTCCCAATAAACATTCTTCATCCTATTGAAGGCACTAAGGTTTATGAAAAAATAAAAAGTGGAGTTATAAAGGTAATAAGTATTCCAGAAATTTTAAAGTCAATAGCAATTTTTAAGATAATTATGCCATACACTGAAATAAGGCTTGCGGGTGGAAGAATATATAATTTAAAAGATTATCAATCCTATGCCTTAATGGCTTTAGATGGCTTAATGGTTGGAAACTACTTAACAACAAAAGGAAGAAACTTAGAAGATGACTTAAATATGATTTTAAATTTTTATAATTTGGAGGAGTAA
- a CDS encoding DUF4870 domain-containing protein has translation MALGLDRNIEGALSYLLFWISGLIFLLLEKEDDFVRFHAMQSFITFLSLSIINIIISKIPIIGWIISALINIAIIILWIVGMFKAYNGEKYKFPIFGDIAEKYYREFLR, from the coding sequence ATGGCATTAGGATTAGATAGAAATATAGAAGGAGCTTTATCTTATTTATTATTTTGGATTAGCGGATTAATATTCCTGTTGTTAGAAAAAGAGGATGATTTTGTTAGATTTCACGCCATGCAGTCTTTTATAACCTTTTTATCATTAAGCATAATAAATATAATTATTTCTAAGATCCCAATTATTGGATGGATAATTTCAGCATTAATAAATATTGCTATAATAATCTTATGGATTGTTGGAATGTTTAAAGCATACAATGGAGAAAAATATAAATTTCCAATTTTTGGAGACATTGCAGAAAAATACTATAGAGAGTTTTTAAGATAA